A window of Selenomonas ruminantium subsp. lactilytica TAM6421 contains these coding sequences:
- a CDS encoding electron transfer flavoprotein subunit alpha/FixB family protein, with product MGKLVVHQDKIQDIKALMAICPFGAMTEKDGKVEISAACRLCKLCVKKGNGAMEFVEDEAKPQIDKSKWQGIAVYIDHVDGRVHPVSYELLGKARELADKIHQQVFALFMGHDIGKSAEELRHYGVDKVFVCDKEALGEFNMESYAKVFEYFIKQVKPAAILVGATPVGRQLAPRVAARFHTGLTADCTVLDIHENSDLVQIRPAFGGNIMAEILTPNTRPQMATVRYKIMDAPERSEEAHGTIESFDVPEDALASRIAVLGITKKPKEKSIEHADVLVVAGRGIKKKEDLELVYKLAEALGGDFACTRPLIEAGWMDAKRQIGLSGRTVSPKLIITCGVSGAIQFVAGMEHSEEIFAINSDPKASIFKVANYAVVGDLYEVIPQLIEDIQQGRKIA from the coding sequence ATGGGAAAATTAGTTGTACATCAGGATAAGATTCAGGATATCAAAGCACTTATGGCCATCTGCCCCTTCGGTGCCATGACGGAGAAGGATGGCAAGGTAGAGATCTCTGCCGCTTGCCGTCTCTGCAAACTCTGCGTGAAGAAGGGCAATGGGGCCATGGAGTTTGTGGAGGATGAAGCAAAGCCGCAGATTGACAAGAGCAAATGGCAGGGGATTGCCGTTTATATCGATCATGTGGACGGCCGTGTACATCCGGTTTCCTATGAGCTTCTGGGCAAGGCCCGGGAACTGGCGGACAAGATCCATCAGCAGGTTTTCGCGCTCTTCATGGGACATGATATCGGCAAGTCTGCTGAGGAACTGCGTCATTATGGTGTGGATAAGGTCTTTGTCTGCGACAAGGAAGCGCTGGGCGAATTCAATATGGAATCCTATGCCAAGGTCTTTGAGTATTTCATCAAACAGGTGAAACCGGCTGCCATTCTCGTCGGGGCTACGCCGGTGGGACGCCAGCTGGCACCCAGGGTGGCCGCCCGCTTCCATACGGGGCTTACGGCTGACTGCACGGTGCTGGATATCCATGAGAACTCCGATCTGGTACAGATCCGTCCGGCCTTCGGTGGCAATATCATGGCGGAGATCCTGACGCCGAACACCCGCCCGCAGATGGCTACGGTCCGCTATAAGATCATGGACGCACCGGAGCGCAGCGAGGAGGCCCATGGCACCATCGAAAGCTTTGACGTACCGGAAGATGCGCTTGCTTCCCGTATTGCCGTCCTGGGCATTACCAAGAAACCCAAGGAAAAGAGCATCGAACATGCAGATGTGCTGGTGGTTGCCGGCCGCGGCATCAAGAAAAAAGAGGATCTGGAGCTCGTCTATAAATTAGCCGAAGCATTGGGAGGCGATTTTGCCTGCACCCGGCCGCTGATTGAAGCGGGCTGGATGGATGCCAAACGGCAGATTGGGCTTTCCGGCCGCACGGTAAGTCCAAAACTCATCATCACCTGTGGTGTTTCCGGTGCCATCCAGTTCGTGGCTGGCATGGAACATTCAGAAGAGATCTTTGCCATCAACAGCGATCCCAAGGCATCCATCTTCAAGGTGGCTAACTACGCTGTAGTGGGGGATTTGTACGAGGTTATACCGCAGCTGATTGAAGATATCCAGCAGGGGAGGAAAATCGCATGA
- a CDS encoding electron transfer flavoprotein subunit beta/FixA family protein — MNILVCIKQVPGSNKVEVDPVTGVLKRNGADAKMNPYDLFALETGLRLKEQYGGTVNVLTMGPPPAKKILYEAFAMGADKGALITDRKFGGADVLATSYTLSQGIKRFGNFDLILCGLQTTDGDTAQVGPEVSEQLGIPCVCNVKQVEGVEDDSIQVDMEMSEDVERLKVAFPCLLTVQKDIYEPRLPSYKKSKETASRDIETYTLSDMSDTDEHHYGLNGSPTQVQRIFPPEFHKARETWQGSGEELADRMYSLLKSQKFIA; from the coding sequence ATGAATATTCTCGTTTGTATTAAGCAAGTTCCAGGTTCAAACAAAGTGGAAGTCGATCCGGTAACTGGTGTACTGAAGCGCAATGGGGCGGATGCCAAGATGAATCCATATGACCTTTTTGCGTTAGAAACGGGGCTGCGCCTCAAAGAACAGTATGGTGGTACGGTCAATGTACTGACCATGGGGCCGCCTCCCGCCAAAAAAATTCTCTATGAAGCATTTGCTATGGGTGCTGACAAGGGGGCACTCATCACAGATCGCAAATTTGGCGGCGCGGATGTGCTGGCTACGAGTTATACGCTTTCTCAGGGAATCAAACGTTTTGGTAACTTCGATTTGATTCTCTGCGGGCTGCAGACCACCGATGGCGATACTGCCCAGGTTGGTCCGGAAGTTTCCGAACAGCTTGGCATTCCCTGCGTCTGCAATGTGAAGCAGGTGGAAGGTGTGGAGGACGATTCCATTCAGGTAGATATGGAAATGTCCGAGGATGTGGAACGGCTGAAAGTTGCATTCCCCTGCCTGCTGACGGTACAGAAGGACATCTATGAACCGCGCCTGCCGTCCTATAAGAAATCCAAGGAAACGGCCAGTCGTGATATTGAAACTTATACGTTAAGCGATATGAGCGATACGGATGAACATCATTATGGCCTGAATGGTTCGCCCACCCAGGTACAGCGCATCTTCCCGCCGGAGTTCCACAAGGCCAGGGAGACCTGGCAGGGCAGTGGTGAGGAACTGGCAGACCGCATGTACAGCCTGCTGAAGAGTCAGAAGTTTATCGCGTAA
- a CDS encoding acyltransferase, with protein MQTASQPRKPRLAAIEYIRGISMMGVIGIHIGSQYIMNPAANIHLVALFETFTRFSVPIFFFISAFGLFYNLNINATFDFVSFTKRRLKTVLIPYLAWSLFYLYHDGLLYGIGFPDPLHLLSILFFGNAKYQLYFMVILLWFYLLMPLWIAIVRRLTIPRLGWLLALQIAFDYWSSFSTSFNIYVYGLPDDSILKPFLLYRLNYWVLHYFFIFLLGGYLSVHSARFMEFMKAHLHGLTCFFFFTLGGLMTYYYEKIYFDGYTALEAINTAHQLCPWGILYTIAASLFFFAVFTYQSYPQSWNSLLHILGKHSYFAYLAHPLFITYIGLWLQNTGHLMTAPVVIAFYFATLLLSILAAIACRQLGTYVPIINKLTIGVYPKK; from the coding sequence ATGCAAACTGCCAGTCAGCCGCGCAAACCGCGTCTTGCCGCCATTGAATACATCCGCGGCATTTCCATGATGGGAGTTATCGGTATCCATATCGGCTCCCAATACATCATGAATCCTGCCGCCAACATCCACCTGGTGGCGCTGTTTGAAACCTTCACCAGATTCAGCGTACCGATTTTCTTCTTTATCTCAGCCTTTGGACTCTTCTACAATCTGAACATCAACGCCACCTTCGACTTTGTCAGCTTCACCAAACGGCGTCTGAAGACGGTGCTGATTCCCTACCTGGCCTGGTCGCTCTTTTATCTCTATCACGACGGACTGCTCTACGGCATAGGCTTTCCTGATCCGCTGCATCTGCTGTCCATTCTCTTTTTCGGCAATGCCAAATATCAATTGTACTTCATGGTAATCCTGCTCTGGTTCTATCTGCTGATGCCTCTCTGGATTGCCATCGTCCGCCGCCTGACCATTCCGCGCCTTGGCTGGCTGCTGGCCTTGCAGATTGCCTTCGATTACTGGTCGAGTTTCAGCACGTCCTTCAATATATATGTCTACGGCCTGCCCGATGACAGCATCCTGAAACCCTTTTTGCTGTACCGCCTGAACTATTGGGTATTGCATTACTTCTTCATCTTTCTGCTGGGCGGCTATCTCTCCGTCCACAGCGCAAGATTCATGGAGTTCATGAAAGCACATCTGCATGGCCTGACCTGCTTTTTCTTCTTCACCTTGGGCGGGCTGATGACCTATTACTACGAAAAGATCTATTTTGACGGCTATACGGCACTGGAAGCCATCAACACAGCCCATCAGCTCTGTCCCTGGGGCATCCTCTACACCATTGCCGCCAGCCTGTTCTTCTTTGCCGTCTTTACCTATCAAAGCTATCCCCAAAGCTGGAATAGCCTGCTGCATATCTTAGGCAAGCATTCCTACTTCGCCTATCTGGCCCATCCGCTCTTCATCACCTATATCGGCCTTTGGCTGCAGAACACCGGCCATCTTATGACAGCCCCGGTCGTGATTGCGTTCTACTTCGCCACGCTGCTGCTCTCCATCCTCGCAGCCATCGCCTGCCGCCAGCTCGGCACTTATGTGCCCATCATCAACAAGCTGACCATTGGTGTCTATCCGAAAAAATGA
- a CDS encoding ABC transporter ATP-binding protein, with amino-acid sequence MTLETQNLQVAVNGKKILHDISVKFPMGRRTAIIGPNGAGKSTLLKAIAALNRDIEGQILLDGRDIASFGRRELARQMAILPQGTMAPADVTVENLVEYGRFPYRSFFTQDREADQRAVKWAMETAQIADFASRRVQDLSGGERQRVFLAMVLAQQPEILLLDEPTTYLDIANQLQVMDIVQDLHREQQITVIMVLHDINHALQYADEVIVLQDGRVRAQGEPREVLTVKCLRDIFHVEADVFANGRGQEIIFPLRKVK; translated from the coding sequence ATGACCTTAGAAACACAGAATTTGCAGGTGGCGGTCAATGGAAAAAAGATTCTGCATGATATTTCCGTGAAGTTTCCGATGGGCAGGCGCACGGCCATCATCGGCCCCAATGGAGCAGGCAAGTCAACCCTGCTCAAGGCGATTGCGGCGCTGAACCGGGATATCGAAGGACAGATCCTTTTGGATGGCCGGGATATCGCAAGCTTCGGTCGCAGGGAGCTGGCCCGTCAAATGGCGATTTTGCCCCAGGGAACCATGGCCCCTGCCGATGTCACGGTGGAAAATCTCGTGGAGTACGGGCGCTTTCCTTACCGAAGTTTTTTTACGCAGGACAGGGAAGCGGATCAGCGGGCGGTGAAATGGGCCATGGAAACGGCGCAGATTGCAGATTTTGCGTCCCGACGGGTGCAGGATCTGTCAGGCGGTGAACGTCAGCGGGTGTTCCTGGCCATGGTGCTGGCCCAGCAGCCGGAGATCCTGCTATTGGATGAGCCAACGACGTACCTGGATATTGCCAATCAATTGCAGGTGATGGATATTGTACAGGACTTGCATCGTGAGCAGCAGATTACGGTGATCATGGTGCTGCATGATATCAACCACGCCTTGCAATATGCCGATGAGGTCATCGTGCTGCAGGACGGCAGAGTCCGGGCCCAGGGCGAGCCGCGGGAGGTCCTGACGGTCAAATGCCTGCGGGATATCTTCCATGTGGAAGCCGATGTATTTGCCAATGGCAGGGGGCAGGAAATCATCTTTCCCCTGCGGAAAGTAAAATAG
- a CDS encoding FecCD family ABC transporter permease, producing the protein MQMDFKSSAKRRTLLMAALAAFACFGIVLSMSRGSVDIPWAEALEALGGDISGAHGQILYNIRLPRTIVALLVGINLALSGAILQAVMRNPLADPHIIGISSGAGIFGILIMLAFPAYAYLITPAAFIGAMGAAVLIYILAWKNGISPLRIVLAGVAVSAFFGAGISALLIFYSDRVHGALMWMVGGLSARSWPQVEMLWPYTLLGVILAFWGARHLNILQLGDELAKGLGLRVGLARIALSAIAALLAASAVSVVGLLGFVGLIVPHTARLLIGSDYRWLLPATALLGAGTVTVCDTVARIAFAPVELPVGIIMAIIGAPFFLFLLRREL; encoded by the coding sequence ATGCAGATGGATTTTAAATCATCGGCGAAACGGCGGACGCTGCTTATGGCAGCGTTGGCCGCTTTTGCTTGTTTCGGCATCGTTTTGAGCATGTCCCGTGGTTCGGTGGATATTCCCTGGGCTGAGGCTCTGGAAGCTCTTGGCGGTGATATCAGCGGCGCCCATGGGCAGATCCTCTACAATATCCGCCTGCCCCGCACCATTGTGGCCTTGCTGGTGGGCATCAATCTGGCTTTGTCCGGGGCGATATTGCAGGCGGTGATGCGCAATCCTTTGGCTGATCCGCATATCATCGGCATCTCGTCGGGGGCGGGCATTTTCGGCATCCTGATCATGCTGGCTTTTCCGGCTTATGCCTATCTGATCACGCCGGCGGCCTTTATCGGTGCCATGGGAGCGGCAGTGCTCATTTATATCCTGGCCTGGAAGAACGGTATCAGCCCCTTGCGCATCGTACTGGCTGGTGTGGCGGTGTCGGCTTTCTTCGGTGCCGGTATTTCGGCGTTGCTCATTTTCTACAGTGACCGGGTGCATGGCGCCCTGATGTGGATGGTGGGGGGCTTATCGGCCCGCAGCTGGCCCCAGGTGGAAATGCTCTGGCCTTACACTTTGCTGGGGGTTATTCTGGCTTTTTGGGGCGCCCGCCATCTGAATATCCTGCAGCTGGGGGATGAACTGGCAAAAGGTTTGGGCCTGCGGGTTGGGCTGGCGCGCATAGCCTTGTCGGCTATCGCTGCCCTGCTGGCGGCCAGTGCCGTGTCCGTGGTGGGTTTATTGGGCTTTGTGGGGCTGATTGTGCCTCATACGGCAAGGCTCCTGATCGGCTCGGATTATCGCTGGCTGCTGCCGGCTACGGCGCTATTGGGCGCTGGGACTGTGACGGTCTGTGATACGGTGGCGCGGATTGCCTTTGCGCCGGTGGAACTGCCGGTGGGCATCATCATGGCCATTATCGGCGCGCCCTTCTTTCTGTTTTTGCTAAGGAGGGAATTGTGA
- a CDS encoding ABC transporter substrate-binding protein, whose translation MKRHIGILLTFIMAVSILLVGCGSDKAADQPAGQQSFAVVTDDLGRNVEFSQKPARIVVTSASFLEPLEAVGGADLVVGRPDSKTKMPAFAKDLTSVGKVYQVDTEKIMACQPDLVIINKGMNEKLVDTLEANGIKTLVLDMKSYEDVKREVATLAKVTGNPDKGQQLVSSMEEKIAAVKAKIPADKRRTAIIHSTNQGLTVQLDGSIAGSIVKMLGWENVASNMEPLAKNPDAAPYSLETLVEKNPDVIFITSMGKMEDIKAGMDKTLQSPAWQSVTAVKEGKVYYLPQDLFLLSPGIHYPEAVEQMAKCLYPEVFE comes from the coding sequence ATGAAGCGCCATATAGGGATTTTATTGACATTTATTATGGCGGTATCGATATTGCTGGTCGGTTGTGGCAGTGACAAGGCGGCTGATCAGCCGGCCGGGCAGCAGAGTTTTGCCGTGGTGACAGACGATTTGGGCCGCAATGTGGAATTCTCCCAGAAGCCTGCCCGCATCGTGGTGACCTCGGCGTCCTTTTTGGAGCCGCTGGAGGCCGTGGGCGGTGCCGACCTTGTGGTCGGCCGTCCGGATTCCAAGACGAAGATGCCCGCCTTTGCCAAGGACCTGACCAGTGTGGGCAAGGTCTATCAGGTTGATACGGAAAAGATCATGGCCTGCCAGCCGGATCTCGTGATCATCAACAAGGGCATGAATGAGAAATTGGTGGACACGCTGGAGGCCAATGGCATCAAGACCCTGGTGCTGGATATGAAGAGCTATGAAGATGTCAAGCGGGAAGTGGCAACGCTGGCCAAGGTTACGGGCAATCCCGACAAGGGCCAGCAGCTGGTCAGCAGTATGGAAGAAAAGATTGCTGCAGTCAAGGCTAAGATTCCGGCTGATAAGCGCCGTACCGCTATCATCCATAGCACGAATCAGGGCTTGACGGTACAGCTCGATGGCAGCATTGCCGGCTCCATTGTCAAGATGCTGGGCTGGGAAAATGTGGCCAGCAATATGGAGCCTTTAGCCAAGAATCCCGATGCGGCTCCTTATAGCCTGGAAACGCTGGTGGAAAAGAATCCGGACGTGATCTTCATCACCAGCATGGGCAAGATGGAGGATATCAAGGCTGGGATGGATAAGACTTTGCAAAGTCCTGCCTGGCAGTCGGTGACGGCTGTGAAGGAGGGCAAGGTCTATTACCTGCCCCAGGATTTATTCCTGCTGAGTCCTGGTATCCATTATCCGGAAGCTGTGGAACAAATGGCCAAGTGCCTGTATCCTGAGGTTTTTGAATAA
- the cobI gene encoding precorrin-2 C(20)-methyltransferase yields MSGIFYGIGVGPGDPELLTVKAIKAIEQVDVLIAPKTEKKDGSVALSVAKPYLKKDVEIVYQVFPMVKGFAENSTDAWEANKQEILELLNAGKNVAFLTIGDPMFYSTYIYVFRLLENAGVEIKTIPGIPAFAAIGSQLGYPIVEGDDVLSIIPATASPEKVEKAMQAADNVVLMKVYKNFEEVADMLDQNEMAEQAVLVSRAGLDDEKIIYDVVAHKKDKLNYLSTILTRKN; encoded by the coding sequence ATGAGTGGAATATTTTATGGTATCGGCGTAGGCCCTGGCGATCCGGAACTTTTGACGGTGAAGGCCATCAAGGCCATCGAGCAGGTGGATGTGCTGATCGCGCCCAAGACGGAGAAGAAGGATGGCAGTGTGGCCCTGTCCGTAGCAAAACCTTATCTGAAAAAAGATGTGGAGATTGTCTATCAGGTGTTTCCCATGGTCAAGGGCTTTGCGGAGAACAGCACGGATGCCTGGGAAGCCAATAAGCAGGAGATTCTGGAGCTGCTGAACGCGGGCAAGAATGTGGCCTTCCTGACCATTGGCGATCCCATGTTCTACAGCACCTATATCTATGTATTCCGCCTGCTGGAAAATGCCGGTGTGGAAATCAAGACCATCCCGGGGATTCCGGCCTTCGCGGCTATTGGCAGTCAGCTGGGCTATCCCATCGTGGAAGGGGATGATGTACTCTCCATCATTCCGGCTACGGCCAGCCCGGAAAAGGTAGAGAAGGCCATGCAGGCCGCAGATAATGTGGTGCTGATGAAGGTTTACAAGAACTTTGAAGAAGTGGCCGATATGCTGGATCAGAACGAAATGGCGGAACAGGCCGTCCTCGTCAGCCGTGCCGGCCTCGATGACGAAAAGATCATCTATGATGTCGTAGCTCATAAGAAGGATAAGCTGAACTATCTCTCCACGATTTTGACACGTAAAAATTAA
- a CDS encoding sirohydrochlorin cobaltochelatase, whose translation MKNWQKMLAAAIACGAAFSASYVPAEAAYQLNEEVKAPTKALKQAAEIGVLKNENPAMANLANKDAIVVMTFGTTFKDTREKTIDATVKEIQAKHPNTKVVTAYTSHIIINRVKKNEGITYPTPEEALDQLKKEGYTRVALASLDVIPGMEYNYDIGVYHNYKDQFKKMTLGTSLMYWQGQEEQADDVTETIKALSTQFPKQGKDDAILIMAHGTPQVSNAYYSVIQAKIDEMGLKNVYVYTVEGWPNLETVMPKLKKNGIKHVTLMPMMMVAGDHANNDMAGAEEDSHKSILEKAGYKVDAYIHGIGENKAIRDLYVKRAEDAWNALEK comes from the coding sequence ATGAAGAATTGGCAGAAAATGTTGGCAGCGGCTATCGCCTGTGGGGCAGCTTTCTCTGCAAGCTATGTGCCGGCAGAGGCAGCTTATCAGCTGAATGAGGAAGTCAAGGCTCCGACCAAGGCTTTGAAGCAGGCTGCAGAAATTGGCGTGCTCAAGAATGAGAATCCGGCAATGGCTAACCTTGCCAACAAGGATGCTATTGTGGTTATGACCTTTGGTACGACTTTCAAAGATACCCGGGAAAAGACCATCGACGCTACGGTAAAGGAAATCCAGGCTAAGCATCCGAACACGAAGGTAGTTACGGCGTATACCTCCCATATCATCATCAACCGCGTGAAGAAGAACGAGGGCATCACCTATCCGACGCCGGAAGAAGCTCTGGATCAGCTGAAAAAAGAAGGCTACACCCGCGTAGCTCTGGCATCCCTGGATGTAATTCCGGGCATGGAATACAATTATGATATCGGCGTATATCATAACTACAAGGATCAGTTCAAGAAGATGACGCTGGGTACGTCCCTGATGTATTGGCAGGGCCAGGAAGAACAGGCTGATGATGTGACGGAGACCATCAAGGCACTGTCCACCCAGTTCCCGAAACAGGGCAAGGATGATGCCATCCTGATCATGGCTCATGGCACGCCGCAGGTTTCCAATGCTTATTATTCCGTGATCCAGGCCAAGATTGACGAGATGGGCCTCAAGAATGTCTATGTTTACACAGTAGAGGGCTGGCCGAATCTGGAGACGGTTATGCCGAAACTCAAGAAGAACGGCATCAAGCATGTAACGCTCATGCCCATGATGATGGTAGCTGGCGACCATGCCAACAACGATATGGCTGGTGCGGAAGAAGATTCCCATAAGTCCATCCTGGAAAAAGCCGGCTACAAGGTTGATGCCTATATCCATGGCATCGGCGAAAACAAGGCAATCCGTGACCTCTATGTGAAACGGGCTGAAGATGCCTGGAACGCATTAGAAAAATAA
- the lysS gene encoding lysine--tRNA ligase: MAENKQNQQAPVEDLNEMMKVRRDKMEAFKEMGVAPFGHRFDVTAYAADIKKEYDHLEGDEEGPEVFIAGRLMAIRGHGKASFCTLNDRTGNIQVYFKIDVLGEEKYKGQFRRLDIGDIIGIRGVVFKTHRGEVTVRVEDFDLLSKSLRPLPEKFHGLQDVDIRYRQRYLDLIVNQDVRETFRRRTKTINSIREYLDERGYLEVETPVLSTIAGGAAARPFITHHNTLDIDLYLRIATELNLKRLIVGGLDRVYEIGRIFRNEGMDVRHNPEFTSIEFYQAFADYTDMMDLTEGIVVNAAQKVLGTSVINYQGVEIDLSKVKRISMNDAVKEATGKDFMACETVEEARKLADEIGVPYEERHGIGGILNQAFEEKVEETLMQPTFITGHPTEISPLAKRNAEDPRITDRFEFFIYGRELANGFTELNDPIDQKGRFEDQLKQREAGDDEAHGMDEDFVMALEYGLPPTGGVGIGIDRLVMFLTDAASIRDVLLFPTMKPLAEQN; encoded by the coding sequence ATGGCAGAAAATAAGCAGAATCAGCAGGCTCCTGTGGAAGACCTGAATGAGATGATGAAGGTTCGCCGTGACAAGATGGAAGCCTTCAAGGAAATGGGCGTGGCTCCCTTTGGCCATCGCTTTGATGTGACGGCATATGCGGCAGATATCAAGAAGGAATACGACCATCTGGAAGGGGACGAAGAAGGCCCCGAAGTATTCATCGCCGGCCGCCTCATGGCTATCCGCGGCCATGGCAAGGCTTCCTTCTGCACGCTGAATGACCGCACGGGCAACATTCAGGTGTACTTCAAGATTGACGTATTGGGCGAGGAGAAGTACAAAGGCCAGTTCCGCCGTCTTGATATCGGTGATATCATCGGCATCCGCGGCGTGGTGTTCAAGACGCACCGCGGCGAGGTTACGGTGCGTGTAGAGGACTTCGACCTGCTGTCCAAATCCCTGCGTCCGCTGCCGGAAAAATTCCATGGCCTGCAGGACGTGGATATCCGCTATCGTCAGCGCTATCTCGACCTCATCGTGAATCAGGATGTGCGTGAGACCTTCCGCCGTCGCACGAAGACTATCAATTCCATCCGTGAATATCTGGATGAGCGCGGCTATCTGGAAGTGGAGACCCCGGTGCTGTCCACCATCGCCGGTGGCGCTGCAGCCCGTCCGTTCATCACCCACCACAACACGCTGGACATTGACCTGTACCTGCGTATCGCTACGGAACTGAACCTCAAGCGTCTGATCGTAGGCGGCCTTGACCGCGTTTATGAAATCGGCCGCATCTTCCGCAACGAGGGCATGGACGTGCGCCATAACCCGGAATTCACCTCCATCGAGTTCTATCAGGCTTTCGCTGATTACACGGATATGATGGATTTGACGGAAGGCATCGTGGTTAACGCTGCCCAGAAGGTACTGGGTACCTCCGTCATCAACTATCAGGGTGTGGAAATCGACCTGTCCAAGGTCAAGCGCATCAGCATGAACGATGCCGTCAAGGAAGCAACGGGCAAGGACTTCATGGCCTGCGAAACGGTGGAAGAAGCCCGCAAGCTGGCTGATGAAATCGGTGTTCCCTACGAGGAACGTCATGGCATCGGCGGCATCCTGAATCAGGCCTTCGAAGAAAAAGTCGAAGAGACCCTGATGCAGCCGACCTTCATCACGGGGCATCCTACGGAAATCTCCCCGTTGGCTAAGCGCAATGCTGAAGATCCACGCATTACCGATCGCTTCGAGTTCTTCATCTATGGCCGTGAATTGGCTAATGGCTTCACCGAGCTCAACGACCCCATCGACCAGAAGGGCCGCTTCGAGGATCAGCTCAAGCAGCGTGAAGCTGGCGATGATGAAGCCCATGGCATGGACGAAGACTTCGTCATGGCTCTGGAATACGGCCTGCCGCCAACGGGCGGTGTAGGCATCGGCATCGACCGTCTCGTCATGTTCCTGACGGATGCTGCTTCCATTCGCGACGTACTGCTGTTCCCGACCATGAAGCCGCTGGCTGAACAAAACTAA
- the greA gene encoding transcription elongation factor GreA produces the protein MADKKVMLTEDGYNKLVEKLNYLKSVRRIEIAERLKAAIALGDLSENSEYDDAKNEQAFLEGEIADLEAKIRNSDIIKAGSGDVVQMGSKVSVVDLEFAEDGPETFMIVGSTEADPDEGKISNESPLGQALLGQKRGTIVDVHAPAGVIKYEIKDILK, from the coding sequence ATGGCAGATAAAAAGGTCATGCTGACCGAAGATGGTTATAATAAACTCGTAGAAAAACTCAATTACTTGAAAAGCGTACGTCGTATCGAGATTGCAGAGCGTCTGAAAGCCGCTATTGCCTTGGGCGACTTGTCCGAGAACTCCGAGTACGATGATGCGAAAAACGAGCAGGCATTCCTCGAAGGTGAGATTGCCGATCTGGAAGCCAAGATCCGCAACTCTGATATCATCAAGGCCGGCAGCGGCGACGTGGTGCAGATGGGTTCCAAAGTTTCCGTCGTAGATCTGGAATTTGCTGAAGACGGCCCGGAAACCTTCATGATCGTTGGTTCCACCGAAGCTGATCCGGATGAAGGCAAGATTTCCAACGAATCCCCGCTGGGCCAGGCACTGCTGGGCCAGAAACGCGGCACTATCGTTGATGTACACGCTCCGGCTGGTGTGATCAAATACGAAATCAAGGATATTTTAAAGTAA